The Paraflavitalea devenefica DNA segment GTAACATCCTGCAGCCCTGTACTAACCCACTTGATGTCCTTAAATTGAAAGTATTTACCGGTAACTTCTCCATAGGGATTCCCGCCGGCAGACTTGGAGAAGTTGCCACCAATGGAACTGATGATTTGTATATTGGGTTGGTTGATGACGTAAAAGCTCTTGATTGCACCCGCCACATTAGTGCCTTCGATCTTTAACTGGAAATCCATTTTGCGTGCCGGCCTGGTGGGTATGTTTACACCCCCGGGAGAAGGAACTGTACAGTTATTCAACTGACAGAAATCTTTGGGCGGAAGATAAAAAATGAGTCCTCCGCATACCTGGTTCAGTATCCTTTTGGAGGCAGGTATTTTTACACCATTCACATAAAGTCTTAAATCATTAAAATACTTGTCATTACCATAGATGCCGGAGATGCCACAGGACATCACTACAGAATCACCGGGCTGCACCGCCTGTGTGTATTGCTGAGGCCCGAAATGATAGCAGATATTATTGATGCCTGGAAGACCTACAAAATAACTGTTGCTGTCGGCGGTAGCCGTTATATTATTCTGTTTTACCCGGATCTTGCCATAATCAAAACCCTTAAAAAGCGTATCGCCGCCCCCGGTGATATATTTATAGGGAACTTTCACTACCAGCTTGGTTGCAGTGGCGCTGACAACGTCGGCCGTCATCACCGTATCGGAAGTAGTAACGCCATATCCTCTTATGCTAACAATGTTATTGGCCACAGTGGTGCTAAAGCCTGTGCCGGTAATGGTCAGCTCACTTCCCCAAAAAGCGTATTTGGGTGTAACATCGGTAATTTTCAAGGTGCCTGGATTGCCTCCTCCAGGGCCTCCGCCGGAGGAGGGATTGTCATCTTTGTTGCAGGATGCAACCATTGCGGTTGTTATGATACTACCCAACAAGATCTGTTTGAGATTCATGGTTATTATTTTTACTGTTTGTGGTAAGTTGGTTTGATAGTGATCAATTGCATTGGTATTGATGATTGAAAGTGGCAGTCACTGGTGTGCTGTAATGGTAGGTTACTTTCACACTGCTGATCTTGCTTGCATTGTCAAAGCTGTGATCGAGGGTGGCTATGTAGGTTGGGTTACTGAATGATTTTACCAGGTTCTTTGTCTTTATGAAAAAGAACCCATAATTGGCATACTGCAGGTGGTGAAAGAAGTCGCCATCCCCGGATGGCTTGTCAGTATGGTATTCATACGTTGTAGTGTTGCCGGAGTACTGGTGTTTCACCAGGTTGCCGTTTGCCCATTCAAACGTTTCTACCGAGGGAGTGCCTCCGGTGGATTTGGTGGTGGTTATTTTTATTAGCTGTGTACCGCTGTACTCATAGACTGTATTTTCCCATTCGGTCCCCGAAAGGTTCTTTTCCATTTTTACGTTGGA contains these protein-coding regions:
- a CDS encoding IPT/TIG domain-containing protein is translated as MNLKQILLGSIITTAMVASCNKDDNPSSGGGPGGGNPGTLKITDVTPKYAFWGSELTITGTGFSTTVANNIVSIRGYGVTTSDTVMTADVVSATATKLVVKVPYKYITGGGDTLFKGFDYGKIRVKQNNITATADSNSYFVGLPGINNICYHFGPQQYTQAVQPGDSVVMSCGISGIYGNDKYFNDLRLYVNGVKIPASKRILNQVCGGLIFYLPPKDFCQLNNCTVPSPGGVNIPTRPARKMDFQLKIEGTNVAGAIKSFYVINQPNIQIISSIGGNFSKSAGGNPYGEVTGKYFQFKDIKWVSTGLQDVTTAPPAHDFDTQILKVFIPLGSLQPNGNGARTYMVYGVTHCGDQIKIGQINIIP